The Bos taurus isolate L1 Dominette 01449 registration number 42190680 breed Hereford chromosome 18, ARS-UCD2.0, whole genome shotgun sequence nucleotide sequence atTGTAATACTTTTACCTTATTTCCAAAAGAATGCAAAATGTGAGGCTGCGGTCACTTTTAACTTTCTGTGAAGTCTTAAGCATATCCTCCTGATATTTTACTTTTGGAAAGATAAGCAAGCTAttgttatttttgtgtgtgattagcTGAATATTTACCCATTTTAAAGGCTTTACAgaattcattttatataaaacGTTTAATTATTCTAGGACAGTGGTTTAAACCCAAGGTCATATTctaatacattttcttttcacagtttgAAGTGAACCATCATTACTTTCAGTAAAAAAAATGTCTGAATGTTTAAATGACATTATTAAATTACATTACAAGATGCCAAACTgttgacagttttattttcttcgtACTTTGAGGTTTGTTATTCATAAATGTATGAAATGCCAAACACTTACTTTGAAGGTCTACAcataaaactgtatttaaatgTGAACATCTAAATAAATCACAGGATcatctaaatattattttaaattacaattcTAGGCACTAGTCTTGATTATGAACTGTAGCCATTTTCTGAACTCATTTAGGAATTTTCCAAGGCAGATCAGTGGTTTTCTTAGTCATGAGagaacttttacaaaagagtaataaatcagctttttaaaaaaatttggtaatttcataaggaaaatatttattgatgatgGAAGTTAATTTGAATAAGTTAGGTTATGGAATCTTTGAATTTAAAAGATGTAAGTCATTGATAAAGAGTATATAATCTGATCATAAAATTGACCTTTCTCTCCTGTTAAATGAGAATCATCTTTATGTTTAGTGTGAGAGTTTAAAATAATgaggtaaaaaaataataaaataaaataatgaggtAGATTGACAGTTGAAATGCCATGCTGTGTAGTACCCTCTTCTCTCTTGGAAAGAGTAAGGGGAATCTCGATTAGTAAATGTGGTAAGTCAAGTTATACTGATAGGCAATTCAGAGAGTTAGTGTAGATTTAGTGAGGTATCACGCATGAGGTTGTCACAGTCACTTGTTCAATTAGGTGCACACCACTGGAGTTTTAAATTCACAATGTGGAAGGGAATTCACAATGTGCAGTTATCGGAACAGAAGGAAATGTGTGGTTAAACGGTTTCAGCTATAACTGTAGACTGTTTCCCTTGGTCCACATGGGAGGAGAAATGGAACCTaatgttttgtactttttttccaaTATCAGTAGAAATTGACTCAGCATGGCTTATGGGGGCCCTTAACAGGAAAAATAGTTGTGTTTAGTAGTGGAGGGAAATGACATAAATATGTACTAAGAAGGCATAAGTCCTCTAGGTTTTATTTTACAGGTGCTTCAGTAGTCATTTTTCTTGCATATTTATAGGTACTGAGAGTCCTACTAAACCTCTCTAAAAACAAGAGTGCCTCAAGATttttttgttgaagaaactgCTGAATTGATTAAAGAAAAAGGTGTTTTCAgctttttcctcctttattttttcttactgtATCACAGTAAAATACTCACCTCAAGATAATAGCATCATCCATCTTTCATCAAGATGATCCATCCTTTGTTGGTGGATCCTTAATTGCTTGAGAACAATTATATTTTCAGGCAATATGAAGATTGATTTGGTGATCCAAAATGAAAGTGACAAATTCGGAAGTCATGCCTAAAGTGACTTTTGCTCAAGGGTTATTTACTTGAAACATGTGTTACATGCATAAGTAAGTGTTGTGCTAGTTAAGGTTCTTTGGCTAAAAGCAACAGAAATCAACTCTGGCTaacttaagtttaaaaaaaagaaggaaaaagaagcagcATTACTTAACAGAAGTCTATGAGGTAGGTCATAAgatggaaaggaaaggagaagagcCTGACCCTGGGTGGCTTCAGGTATCCAGATAGAAACAGTGCATTCTCTTCAGGAGTTAGTGAATTCCAGTTGTTGTACATCTACATGTCTTTCTAGTCAAGattcaaaaatgaaggcaaagtACCTGAATGTCCCAGTTTCAGCTGCAAGAGAAATGATGTCTACTTCAAGCATCATCTTAACTACAAACAGTTTTTACAAAATCTGTgaaacttccttttaaaaataatctagaaaaattgtGACTAGAAATAAAAACTCCTGGTAAGCCAGATTAATTTAATGTATAGAACACAGAGGCTGTGCTTTGTATACGTTCCTGCAATTCTTAATTTTATCACTGTATTTAGTTCCCCCCCCAAAGAAAACCAGTTTTCATAAGTAAGTTTATCCTTTGTTTCTTATGTGTCTGATGGCTCAGCATGGatcttcattcttcttttctgtgTCTTAGGTATATTTGAAGGCTCCCATGATTCTCAATGGAGTCTGTGTTATCTGGAAAGGCTGGATTGATCTCCAGAGACTGGATGGTATGGGCTGCCTGGAGTTTGATGAGGAGCGAGCCCAGGTAGGGTGACTTCAGGCTTTACTGACTGTGGTCCCTTTATTTATCCCTAATCTTGCCTTTGTCTGGAGATCTATGTTACCCAGTCCTTAAGAGTAAGTATACAGTGCTGCCCTGGGAGCGTCAGTGGTCGCAGCCTTGCAGCTGGTGGGGAAGGCGTCCCAGTGGTGGCAGTGGTGTATCCCTGGCCCTCTGGACTGCAGCTTCTTTACTGCCAAGTTATTTGTTCATCCATCCGTGGCAGTCCACAATGGCCACTTTCAGCCGCCAGGAATTTTTCCAGCAGCTCCTGCAGGACTGTCTCCTGCCTACTGCCCAGCAGGGCCTTGACCAGATCTGGCTGCTCCTTGCCATCTGTCTCGCCTGCCGCCTCCTCTGGAGGCTTGGATTGCCGTCCTATCTGAAGCACGCAAGTACTGTGGTGGGTGGGTTCTTCAGCCTCTACCACTTCTTCGAGCTGCACATGGTCTGGGTCATGCTGCTCAGCCTTCTGTGCTACCTCGTGCTGTTCCTCTGCCGACGTTCCTCCCATCGCGGTGTCTTCGTCTCCATCACCATCCTCACCTACCTGCTCATGGGTGAGATGTACATGGTGGACACTGTGGCATGGCACAGGATGCGAGGGGCCCagatgattgtagccatgaagGCAGTGTCTCTGGGCTTTGACTTGGATCGGGGTGAGGTGAGCATGGTGCCGTCACCCATGGAATTCATGGGCTACCTCTGCTTTGTGGGCACTGTCATCTTTGGGCCCTGGATATCCTTCCACAGGTACTTAGAGGCCGTCCAAGGCCGCCCACTGAGCTGCCGGTGGCTGCAGAAGGTGGCCCAGAGCCTGTTGCTGGCCCTTCTGTGCCTGGTGCTGTCCACCTGTGTGGGCCCGTATCTCTTCCCCTACTTCATCCCCCTCGATGGTGACCACCTCCTTCGCAAGTGGCTGCGAGCCTATGAGAGTGCTGTCTCCTTCCGCTTTAGCAACTATTTTGTGGGCTTTCTATCTGAGGCCACAGCCACGTTGGCAGGGACCGGCTTCACCGAGGAGAAGGATCACCTGGAATGGGACCTGACGGTCTCTAAGCCACTGAACGTGGAGCTGCCCCGGTCCATGGTGGAAGTTGTCACAAGCTGGAACCTGCCCATGTCTTGCTGGCTAAATAACTATGTTTTCAAGAATGCTCTCCACTTGGGGACCTTCTCAGCCGTGCTGGTCACCTATACAGCCAGCGCCCTCCTGCACGGCTTTAGCTTCCACCTGGCTGCAGTGCTGCTGTCTCTGGCGTTTATCACTTATGTGGAGCACATCCTCCGAAAGCGCCTGGCTCGGATCCTCAGTGCCTGCATCTTGTCGAGAAGGTGTCCATCAGACTGTTCACACCAGTATCGTTTGGGCCTGGGGGTGCGAGCCTTAAATCTGCTCTTTGGGGCCCTGGCCATCTTCCACCTGGCCTACCTGGGCTCCCTCTTTGATGTTGATGTGGACGACACCACAGAGGAGCAGGGTTACGGCATGGCATACACTGTCCACAAATGGTCAGAGCTCAGCTGGGCCAGTCACTGGGTTACTTTTGGATGCTGGATCTTCTACTGTCTCATAGGCTGAGACACATCTGAGGCAGCTCCCTTAAGAACCCTCCTCAGGGTGGTGGGGATGAGGGAAGGCCTTCTCTCTAATTTTTGATTCTTCTCCATTCTTCACACTGCCCCCCATAccgctacacacacacacacatatgcacattcatacacacacacatcatctcCATACCTTCCAATCCCCACTTCCACCACAGGATGGGAAGGGAGTGGTCCCTCCTGGGGCCTAGGGGTGGGGAGAGCCTGGGAAAGCAGAGAACAGGAGATCCAGGGCCTTCCTGCCTGCCTTGTCTCTTTGTATATACAGTTTGTTATTATCAAGTAaatttggaagttttttttttttaagtatagaaaGTCTCATGTTCTCATAATATTGAGGAATTCTGAAGAGACTGAGACCCAGAATTTGGTCCCAGTTTTGGGAAAGTTTTCCTTCAGTGGTTTTAAATTGCATCGGACTACCACTGTGTGCTTAGTGGGGCACTTCAAAGTGTAATAGATGGTTCTGTTTAATATTTGCTCTGGATCTTTGGCACATTTTGGGGGGAGGGAACgcagtttaaaataaaatgtaagagcAGCAGTTTTGAAACAGCTGAATGAGGAGCTTGGCAAGTTTTCCTTCCAAAAAAGCAATTATTAAACTTAACAAAAttgtaaacaaacaagcaaaaacccaTTTAAGGTCTCTGAAAGTTAACCAAAGGACAAATATTGAGAGGCATTTattcgaacaaagctagtgaattTTAGTATAAACAGTGATGACGGTCTAGCATGTTAGGAGATGCTCCCATCTCCTCCCTCAGCTCTGGTTCCTCAAGTTCTACTCTGGGCACACCATGAGGACTGGCAGCTCTGTTGTCCTGTCAGAGGGAGCTGACTTTATTTAGAGCAGCACTTGGAAAAACACAAGCCCAGGGCTGTTACTGAAAACAATAGCAGTCTCTGTGTCAGACAGTCTTAGAAAGCTAATGTTGcagggaagaagaaaatggcagactGGGCAGAAATTTATCAGGGAAATCTAGGGAAAGAGATAGCTAAAGTGAGCCCTACTATTCATATCACACTTAGCTCTTAGGGTCCAAAAGGCTGTGTACATGTACAAGGCCGCACCTATTCAGGAGAGGACAGAGAACCCTTGAAAGCTACTGGCCCCTGACTGAATGCAGGGTAGACTGATAAACTCCCTACACTTTGAAAGTATCCCTCCAAGCCACACACAGACCCCATGGCAAAGGATTTGAAAGCCTTCTGGCTCAAGGTGTTGAAGCAAAACCTCTGACCAGTCATTGGCTGACCACTAAGTTATGCTGACCTGGGACAGCCCCCTAGAAAGCAAGGCTTAAAAAGAAGGGGTGaaaaaaagcagtgacatcaGAGTTTGGACACTGATGGGGGAACAGATTCCAGAAAATTAGGCAAGTCACTAACTGGACAAACAGAAAACAGGCAACATGAAGCTGTAGGCAGGGTCAGAATTTCTATTTGCTACTAATTTAGAGTATTTCATCTAAAACACCCAGTTTTTAACAGGAAATTATAAGACACGAAAATAAGCACAAAAGTGTGACTGTTATTCAGGGGGAAAGCAAGCAATAGAAACTTGGAGAGAGCTCGGTGGCAAATGATGGTTCCTAGTAACAAAAAAAGCAGTTTCTTTTTCAGTgtattcaaagaactaaaggaaaaatTCTTCCTTTTGCCAGTGACTCTTCAAAGAGAGTATTAATAAAGACATTTGTGACTTCcctcgtccagtggttaagactctctgttgccaatgcagggggtgtgggttcgatccctggttgggaaactaagatcccatgtgctgtgcaGTGTAgccaaaagagattttttttttttttttaaggaataaagagatctaaatttttcaaaagaatcaaATAGAAATTCTAGAATTTGAAAAGTAcaatgactgaaatgaaaaattcacagaCTCAGGATTTGAGCTGGCAAAAGAATTAGTGAACTTGAACACAAGTTAACAGAGGTTATCCAGCCTCAAGAacagaaagcagaaggaaaaaaacaatcagTATCAGAGACGGTAGGACGCCAGCCCACAGAACAGCATACATGTTATGAAAATCCGagatggagaggagagaaagaaaggagcagAAGATGTGTTTTAAGAAATAGCTGAAAATCTctaaatttgattaaaaatattcatctccaTGTCCAAGAAGTTGAATGAACTTTAAGAAGGATAAGCAGAAAGAAATCCACACCTAGATACATCATAGCCAAACCTGCAAAAGGGAAGCCTCAGTACGTGCAAGTGAGTTGCAGTAAGGTTAACAGCTGACTGACTTCTGTAATTATGGGGGCCAGAACATGTCAGAGTATATGATTATTAGATGGTGTTAATTTTTCAGTTGTTTAATATTAATCCACTTAATGAAGTTAAAATGATGGCATGAATAAAAGGAGCTCTCTTTTTGTTAGTTCTGTTATCTCTTTCCATGTTGTTGTCCATATATAGAAATGTAGGAATTGTCTCCGTAAGAgatcaaaaaaattaaaccttCCTAGTAAAAAAATTCAGATTCAGAGTTAAAATTCTTAGGAAAGAATCTCTGCTACTTTGATTTCCACAGGGATGAGGAATACTTAATTCTTTCAGGAAAGTAGTAAATGGCAATTTAGAAGGCTGTTTTTGTAAAAAGTGATTAACAGCAGAGTGAATTTATATAAGGGGGAATTAAGTTGACGtctaaaactgaaatataaaatgataggtaaa carries:
- the LOC101905588 gene encoding protein-serine O-palmitoleoyltransferase porcupine, which gives rise to MATFSRQEFFQQLLQDCLLPTAQQGLDQIWLLLAICLACRLLWRLGLPSYLKHASTVVGGFFSLYHFFELHMVWVMLLSLLCYLVLFLCRRSSHRGVFVSITILTYLLMGEMYMVDTVAWHRMRGAQMIVAMKAVSLGFDLDRGEVSMVPSPMEFMGYLCFVGTVIFGPWISFHRYLEAVQGRPLSCRWLQKVAQSLLLALLCLVLSTCVGPYLFPYFIPLDGDHLLRKWLRAYESAVSFRFSNYFVGFLSEATATLAGTGFTEEKDHLEWDLTVSKPLNVELPRSMVEVVTSWNLPMSCWLNNYVFKNALHLGTFSAVLVTYTASALLHGFSFHLAAVLLSLAFITYVEHILRKRLARILSACILSRRCPSDCSHQYRLGLGVRALNLLFGALAIFHLAYLGSLFDVDVDDTTEEQGYGMAYTVHKWSELSWASHWVTFGCWIFYCLIG